The genomic interval TACAAAAGTTGCTTATTTTTTAAAAATTAGTTATTATATATACTGAGGAGATAACTCACTTGATATACCTAGATAACAACGCCACCACTAAAGTGGACGACCGTATAGTAGCTGCTATGCAGCCCTATTTTAATATACATTACGGCAACCCCAACAGTTTGCACACGATGGGGCAAACTGCCCGCAAAGCAATGGCCACCGCCTTAAACCAGCTTTATGCCGGTATTAATGCCCGCGATAACGATGACATTATTGTCAACAGCTGCGCGACCGAAGGTAATAACCATGTGCTAATGGGTATTTACTACGATTTAATCCGTACCGGGAAAAAGAAAAAAATTATTACCAGCAGCGTCGAGCACCCGGCGGTAAGCCATACCCTCAAATTTTTAGAGAGTTTAGGAGCTGAGGTATCCTACCTGCCGGTGAATACCGAAGGGCTAATTAACATAGCCGATTTACAGCACGAGCTGACCAACGATACCGCTTTGGTAACTATTATGTGGGCCAACAACGAAACCGGCCTTATCTTTCCTGTTACCGAGTTATGTGCAATAACTCATAAAGCCGGAGCTCTTTTTCATACCGATGCTGTGCAGGCCATCGGTAAAGTGCCGGTAGATGTGCAGGCCAGTAATATCGATTTTTTAACTTTTAGCGCCCATAAATTTCATGGCCCTAAGGGGATTGGCGGTCTGTACATTAAAGAAGGTCTTAAACTTACGCCTCTTTTACACGGCGGCGAGCAGATGGGCGGCAAACGTGCCGGCACCATCAATGTGCCTTATATGGTAGGCATGGGGCTGGCGATGGAGCTGGCGGTGGCCGGGTTAACCGATGAAGACAGCCGTGTGCGCAGCCTGCGCGACCAGCTGGAAGAAGCCATAACGGCTATCCCCGATACCATTATTATCGGCAAAAATTACCCGCGTACCCCAAACACCAGCTTAGTAAGCTTTAAAGGTATTGAGGGCGAAGCTATGTTGTGGGATTTAAATAAAAATGACCTAGCCGCCAGCACCGGCAGCGCTTGCAGTAGTGAAGATTTACAGGCTAATGCTACCTTTCAGGCGATGAGTATGGATACCGATTTAGCCCACACCGGCATTAGGTTTAGCTTAAGCCGTTTTACTACCCAAGACGAAATTACCGCTGCTATTAAAATAGTTAAAGATTGTGTGCAAAGATTACGTGCCATAAGTACCTACACAAAGCTATAGGTTTTGTATAGGTACTAACTAATAGCCAACAGATAATAGTTAAGATTGCTTATAGTAACTTTCTTCATTTTGTGTTTTAGCGTATTTCGCGGTTAGACATTTTTTCTACCGCGAAAGGCGCTAAACACGCGAAAAACTCATTGCCAGAACTATCTCCATTATCAACATTTTTTACTTCTAACTTCATCAGTTTTCTTTTATGATAAATTTGTTAAAGCCGCTACCGCCGCCCCTAACATACTGGCGTT from Spirochaetaceae bacterium carries:
- a CDS encoding NifS family cysteine desulfurase, with translation MIYLDNNATTKVDDRIVAAMQPYFNIHYGNPNSLHTMGQTARKAMATALNQLYAGINARDNDDIIVNSCATEGNNHVLMGIYYDLIRTGKKKKIITSSVEHPAVSHTLKFLESLGAEVSYLPVNTEGLINIADLQHELTNDTALVTIMWANNETGLIFPVTELCAITHKAGALFHTDAVQAIGKVPVDVQASNIDFLTFSAHKFHGPKGIGGLYIKEGLKLTPLLHGGEQMGGKRAGTINVPYMVGMGLAMELAVAGLTDEDSRVRSLRDQLEEAITAIPDTIIIGKNYPRTPNTSLVSFKGIEGEAMLWDLNKNDLAASTGSACSSEDLQANATFQAMSMDTDLAHTGIRFSLSRFTTQDEITAAIKIVKDCVQRLRAISTYTKL